In Balaenoptera acutorostrata chromosome 19, mBalAcu1.1, whole genome shotgun sequence, the following proteins share a genomic window:
- the PPP1R12C gene encoding protein phosphatase 1 regulatory subunit 12C isoform X4, translating into MSGEDGPGAGPGAAAAAARERRREQLRQWGARAGAEPGPGERRARTVRFERAAEFLAACAGGDLDEARLMLREADPGPGAELDPAAPPPARAVLDSTNADGISALHQACIDENLEVVRFLVEQGATVNQADNEGWTPLHVAASCGYLDIARYLLSHGANIAAVNSDGDLPLDLAECDAVEGLLKVEIARRGGPRGLLRGGPSVPEDPDSLGLRVPTWEAGCVDVEAAKRAEEELLLHDTRCWLNGGAMPEARHPRTGASALHVAAAKGYIEVMRLLLQAGYDPELRDGDGWTPLHAAAHWGVEDACRLLAEHGGGMDSLTHAGQRPCDLADEEVLSLLEELARKQEDLRNQKEASQSRGQEPQGPSSSKHRRSSVCRLSSREKISLQDLSKERRPGGAGGPPIRDEDEGEEGPSEPPPAESRTLNGVSSPPPSSPRSPMTPDEAPFSTRFGLQKTGSSGALGPAERRGAEGAPGAGLQRSASSSRLEGTSTQAREPRLARITPTPSRKVPESSAPIPEPESPVKPNVPVASAAPPADSRDRRRSYQMPVRDEESESQRKARSRLMRQSRRSTQGVTLTDLKEAEKAAGKAPEPEKSCLQSLDPSRRPRVPGVENSDGPAQRAEAPDGRGQGPQAPEEHRRVSKERRGPAEGEEAEPAPPDRSPGSSTPQGGPSSRRQRDLNPEPEPESEEPDGGFRKLYAELRSENERLREALTETTLQLAQLKVELERATQRQERFAERPALLELERFERRALERKAAELEEELKALSDLRADNQRLKDENAALIRVISKLSK; encoded by the exons ATGTCGGGCGAGGATGGCCCGGGGGCGGGCCccggggcggcggcggcagcggcccGCGAGCGGCGGCGGGAGCAGCTGCGGCAGTGGGGGGCGCGGGCGGGCGCCGAGCCGGGCCCCGGGGAGCGGCGCGCCCGCACCGTGCGCTTCGAGCGCGCCGCCGAGTTCCTGGCGGCCTGCGCGGGCGGCGATCTGGACGAGGCGCGCCTGATGCTGCGCGAGGCCGACCCCGGCCCGGGCGCCGAGCTCGACCCTGCtgccccgccgcccgcccgcgCAGTGCTGGACTCCACCAACGCCGACGGCATCAGCGCCCTGCACCAG GCCTGCATCGACGAGAACCTGGAGGTGGTGCGCTTCCTGGTGGAGCAGGGTGCCACGGTGAACCAGGCAGACAACGAGGGCTGGACACCCCTGCACGTGGCCGCCTCCTGCGGTTACCTGGACATCGCCAG GTACCTGCTGAGCCACGGGGCCAACATCGCGGCAGTGAACAGTGATGGGGACCTGCCCCTGGACCTGGCCGAGTGTGACGCCGTGGAGGGGCTGCTGAAGGTGGAGATTGCCCGCCGAGGTGGGCCTCGGGGGCTGCTGCGGGGCGGGCCCTCCGTTCCCGAGGACCCTGACTCTCTGGGCCTCCGTGTCCCTACATGGGAAGCGGGGT GTGTGGATGTGGAAGCAGCCAAACGGGCCGAGGAGGAGTTGCTGCTTCACGACACAAGGTGCTGGCTGAACGGGGGCGCCATGCCAGAGGCCCGGCACCCCCGCACGGGGGCCTCTGCCCTGCACGTGGCTGCCGCCAAGGGCTACATCGAAGTGATGAG GCTGCTCCTTCAGGCCGGCTACGACCCGGAGCTGCGGGACGGGGACGGCTGGACACCCCTGCACGCCGCAGCCCACTGGGGCGTGGAGGACGCCTGCCGCCTGCTGGCGGAGCACGGTGGGGGCATGGACTCGCTGACGCACGCG gggcAGCGTCCCTGTGACCTGGCGGATGAGGAGGTGCTGAGCCTGCTGGAGGAGCTGGCCCGGAAGCAGGAGGAC CTTCGGAACCAGAAGGAAGCCTCCCAGAGCAGGGGCCAGGAGCCCCAGGGGCCCTCCAGCAGCAAACACCGAAG GAGCTCTGTATGTCGTCTGAGCAGCCGTGAGAAGATCTCCCTCCAGGACCTGTCCAAGGAGCGCCGgcctggaggggcaggggggCCCCCAATCCGGGACGAGGATGAGGGAGAAGAAGGCCCCTCAG AGCCACCCCCTGCAGAATCCAGAACCCTCAACGGGGTCTCCTCCCCGCCACCCTCTAGCCCTAGGAGCCCCATG aCCCCCGACGAGGCCCCCTTCTCCACGCGCTTTGGCCTCCAGAAGACGGGGAGCTCTGGGGCCCTAGGTCCTGCGGAGAGGCGGGGCGCCGAGGGTGCCCCCGGGGCTGGGCTGCAGCGCTCCGCCTCCTCCTCGCGGCTGGAAGGGACCTCCACTCAG GCCAGGGAGCCCCGTCTTGCCAGAAttacccccaccccctcccggaAGGTGCCGGAGTCCTCTGCCCC GATTCCGGAGCCTGAATCCCCAGTGAAGCCAAATGTCCCCGTAGCCTCTGCAGCGCCCCCAGCGGACTCCCGGGACCGCCGGAG GTCCTACCAGATGCCTGTGCGGGACGAGGAGTCTGAATCTCAGCGGAAAGCTCGCTCTCGCCTCATGCGCCAGTCCCGGAGGTCCACACAG GGTGTGACTCTGACAGATCTTAAAGAAGCAGAGAAGGCTGCAGGAAAGGCCCCAGAGCCTGAGAAGTCGTGCCTGCAAAGCCTG GACCCTTCCCGGCGACCCCGAGTCCCTGGGGTCGAGAACTCTGATGGCCCTGCCCAGAGAG cagagGCGCCCGACGGCCGAGGGCAAGGACCACAGGCCCCCGAGGAGCATCGCAGAGTCAGCAAGGAGCGGCGGGGACCTGCGGAG GGGGAGGAGGCGGAGCCGGCGCCTCCAGACCGCAGCCCAGGATCCAG CACTCCCCAGGGCGGCCCCTCTTCCCGCAGGCAGCGGGACCTCAACCCAGAACCAGAGCCAGAATCGGAAGAGCCTGATGGAGGCTTCAGGAAG CTGTATGCAGAGCTGCGCAGTGAGAACGAACGACTTCGCGAGGCCCTGACCGAGACCACACTGCAGCTGGCGCAGCTCAAGGTGGAGCTGGAGCGTGCCACGCAG AGGCAGGAGCGATTTGCAGAGAGGCCCGCCCTTCTGGAGCTGGAGAGATTC GAGCGCAGGGCCCTGGAGCGGAAGGCagcagagctggaggaggagctgaag GCCCTGTCCGACCTCCGGGCTGACAACCAGCGACTCAAGGACGAGAACGCAGCCCTGATTCGCGTCATCAGCAAACTCTCCAAGTGA
- the PPP1R12C gene encoding protein phosphatase 1 regulatory subunit 12C isoform X2, whose translation MSGEDGPGAGPGAAAAAARERRREQLRQWGARAGAEPGPGERRARTVRFERAAEFLAACAGGDLDEARLMLREADPGPGAELDPAAPPPARAVLDSTNADGISALHQACIDENLEVVRFLVEQGATVNQADNEGWTPLHVAASCGYLDIARYLLSHGANIAAVNSDGDLPLDLAECDAVEGLLKVEIARRGGPRGLLRGGPSVPEDPDSLGLRVPTWEAGCVDVEAAKRAEEELLLHDTRCWLNGGAMPEARHPRTGASALHVAAAKGYIEVMRLLLQAGYDPELRDGDGWTPLHAAAHWGVEDACRLLAEHGGGMDSLTHAGQRPCDLADEEVLSLLEELARKQEDLRNQKEASQSRGQEPQGPSSSKHRRSSVCRLSSREKISLQDLSKERRPGGAGGPPIRDEDEGEEGPSEPPPAESRTLNGVSSPPPSSPRSPMTPDEAPFSTRFGLQKTGSSGALGPAERRGAEGAPGAGLQRSASSSRLEGTSTQAREPRLARITPTPSRKVPESSAPSEISRPPPPLDNSTPPSRIPEPESPVKPNVPVASAAPPADSRDRRRSYQMPVRDEESESQRKARSRLMRQSRRSTQGVTLTDLKEAEKAAGKAPEPEKSCLQSLDPSRRPRVPGVENSDGPAQREAPDGRGQGPQAPEEHRRVSKERRGPAEGEEAEPAPPDRSPGSSTPQGGPSSRRQRDLNPEPEPESEEPDGGFRKLYAELRSENERLREALTETTLQLAQLKVELERATQRQERFAERPALLELERFERRALERKAAELEEELKALSDLRADNQRLKDENAALIRVISKLSK comes from the exons ATGTCGGGCGAGGATGGCCCGGGGGCGGGCCccggggcggcggcggcagcggcccGCGAGCGGCGGCGGGAGCAGCTGCGGCAGTGGGGGGCGCGGGCGGGCGCCGAGCCGGGCCCCGGGGAGCGGCGCGCCCGCACCGTGCGCTTCGAGCGCGCCGCCGAGTTCCTGGCGGCCTGCGCGGGCGGCGATCTGGACGAGGCGCGCCTGATGCTGCGCGAGGCCGACCCCGGCCCGGGCGCCGAGCTCGACCCTGCtgccccgccgcccgcccgcgCAGTGCTGGACTCCACCAACGCCGACGGCATCAGCGCCCTGCACCAG GCCTGCATCGACGAGAACCTGGAGGTGGTGCGCTTCCTGGTGGAGCAGGGTGCCACGGTGAACCAGGCAGACAACGAGGGCTGGACACCCCTGCACGTGGCCGCCTCCTGCGGTTACCTGGACATCGCCAG GTACCTGCTGAGCCACGGGGCCAACATCGCGGCAGTGAACAGTGATGGGGACCTGCCCCTGGACCTGGCCGAGTGTGACGCCGTGGAGGGGCTGCTGAAGGTGGAGATTGCCCGCCGAGGTGGGCCTCGGGGGCTGCTGCGGGGCGGGCCCTCCGTTCCCGAGGACCCTGACTCTCTGGGCCTCCGTGTCCCTACATGGGAAGCGGGGT GTGTGGATGTGGAAGCAGCCAAACGGGCCGAGGAGGAGTTGCTGCTTCACGACACAAGGTGCTGGCTGAACGGGGGCGCCATGCCAGAGGCCCGGCACCCCCGCACGGGGGCCTCTGCCCTGCACGTGGCTGCCGCCAAGGGCTACATCGAAGTGATGAG GCTGCTCCTTCAGGCCGGCTACGACCCGGAGCTGCGGGACGGGGACGGCTGGACACCCCTGCACGCCGCAGCCCACTGGGGCGTGGAGGACGCCTGCCGCCTGCTGGCGGAGCACGGTGGGGGCATGGACTCGCTGACGCACGCG gggcAGCGTCCCTGTGACCTGGCGGATGAGGAGGTGCTGAGCCTGCTGGAGGAGCTGGCCCGGAAGCAGGAGGAC CTTCGGAACCAGAAGGAAGCCTCCCAGAGCAGGGGCCAGGAGCCCCAGGGGCCCTCCAGCAGCAAACACCGAAG GAGCTCTGTATGTCGTCTGAGCAGCCGTGAGAAGATCTCCCTCCAGGACCTGTCCAAGGAGCGCCGgcctggaggggcaggggggCCCCCAATCCGGGACGAGGATGAGGGAGAAGAAGGCCCCTCAG AGCCACCCCCTGCAGAATCCAGAACCCTCAACGGGGTCTCCTCCCCGCCACCCTCTAGCCCTAGGAGCCCCATG aCCCCCGACGAGGCCCCCTTCTCCACGCGCTTTGGCCTCCAGAAGACGGGGAGCTCTGGGGCCCTAGGTCCTGCGGAGAGGCGGGGCGCCGAGGGTGCCCCCGGGGCTGGGCTGCAGCGCTCCGCCTCCTCCTCGCGGCTGGAAGGGACCTCCACTCAG GCCAGGGAGCCCCGTCTTGCCAGAAttacccccaccccctcccggaAGGTGCCGGAGTCCTCTGCCCC GTCTGAGATCTCCAGGCCTCCTCCTCCCTTGGATAACTCCACTCCTCCCTCCAGGATTCCGGAGCCTGAATCCCCAGTGAAGCCAAATGTCCCCGTAGCCTCTGCAGCGCCCCCAGCGGACTCCCGGGACCGCCGGAG GTCCTACCAGATGCCTGTGCGGGACGAGGAGTCTGAATCTCAGCGGAAAGCTCGCTCTCGCCTCATGCGCCAGTCCCGGAGGTCCACACAG GGTGTGACTCTGACAGATCTTAAAGAAGCAGAGAAGGCTGCAGGAAAGGCCCCAGAGCCTGAGAAGTCGTGCCTGCAAAGCCTG GACCCTTCCCGGCGACCCCGAGTCCCTGGGGTCGAGAACTCTGATGGCCCTGCCCAGAGAG agGCGCCCGACGGCCGAGGGCAAGGACCACAGGCCCCCGAGGAGCATCGCAGAGTCAGCAAGGAGCGGCGGGGACCTGCGGAG GGGGAGGAGGCGGAGCCGGCGCCTCCAGACCGCAGCCCAGGATCCAG CACTCCCCAGGGCGGCCCCTCTTCCCGCAGGCAGCGGGACCTCAACCCAGAACCAGAGCCAGAATCGGAAGAGCCTGATGGAGGCTTCAGGAAG CTGTATGCAGAGCTGCGCAGTGAGAACGAACGACTTCGCGAGGCCCTGACCGAGACCACACTGCAGCTGGCGCAGCTCAAGGTGGAGCTGGAGCGTGCCACGCAG AGGCAGGAGCGATTTGCAGAGAGGCCCGCCCTTCTGGAGCTGGAGAGATTC GAGCGCAGGGCCCTGGAGCGGAAGGCagcagagctggaggaggagctgaag GCCCTGTCCGACCTCCGGGCTGACAACCAGCGACTCAAGGACGAGAACGCAGCCCTGATTCGCGTCATCAGCAAACTCTCCAAGTGA
- the PPP1R12C gene encoding protein phosphatase 1 regulatory subunit 12C isoform X3, with translation MSGEDGPGAGPGAAAAAARERRREQLRQWGARAGAEPGPGERRARTVRFERAAEFLAACAGGDLDEARLMLREADPGPGAELDPAAPPPARAVLDSTNADGISALHQACIDENLEVVRFLVEQGATVNQADNEGWTPLHVAASCGYLDIARYLLSHGANIAAVNSDGDLPLDLAECDAVEGLLKVEIARRGGPRGLLRGGPSVPEDPDSLGLRVPTWEAGCVDVEAAKRAEEELLLHDTRCWLNGGAMPEARHPRTGASALHVAAAKGYIEVMRLLLQAGYDPELRDGDGWTPLHAAAHWGVEDACRLLAEHGGGMDSLTHAGQRPCDLADEEVLSLLEELARKQEDLRNQKEASQSRGQEPQGPSSSKHRRSSVCRLSSREKISLQDLSKERRPGGAGGPPIRDEDEGEEGPSEPPPAESRTLNGVSSPPPSSPRSPMTPDEAPFSTRFGLQKTGSSGALGPAERRGAEGAPGAGLQRSASSSRLEGTSTQAREPRLARITPTPSRKVPESSAPSEISRPPPPLDNSTPPSRIPEPESPVKPNVPVASAAPPADSRDRRRSYQMPVRDEESESQRKARSRLMRQSRRSTQGVTLTDLKEAEKAAGKAPEPEKSCLQSLDPSRRPRVPGVENSDGPAQRAEAPDGRGQGPQAPEEHRRVSKERRGPAEGEEAEPAPPDRSPGSRQRDLNPEPEPESEEPDGGFRKLYAELRSENERLREALTETTLQLAQLKVELERATQRQERFAERPALLELERFERRALERKAAELEEELKALSDLRADNQRLKDENAALIRVISKLSK, from the exons ATGTCGGGCGAGGATGGCCCGGGGGCGGGCCccggggcggcggcggcagcggcccGCGAGCGGCGGCGGGAGCAGCTGCGGCAGTGGGGGGCGCGGGCGGGCGCCGAGCCGGGCCCCGGGGAGCGGCGCGCCCGCACCGTGCGCTTCGAGCGCGCCGCCGAGTTCCTGGCGGCCTGCGCGGGCGGCGATCTGGACGAGGCGCGCCTGATGCTGCGCGAGGCCGACCCCGGCCCGGGCGCCGAGCTCGACCCTGCtgccccgccgcccgcccgcgCAGTGCTGGACTCCACCAACGCCGACGGCATCAGCGCCCTGCACCAG GCCTGCATCGACGAGAACCTGGAGGTGGTGCGCTTCCTGGTGGAGCAGGGTGCCACGGTGAACCAGGCAGACAACGAGGGCTGGACACCCCTGCACGTGGCCGCCTCCTGCGGTTACCTGGACATCGCCAG GTACCTGCTGAGCCACGGGGCCAACATCGCGGCAGTGAACAGTGATGGGGACCTGCCCCTGGACCTGGCCGAGTGTGACGCCGTGGAGGGGCTGCTGAAGGTGGAGATTGCCCGCCGAGGTGGGCCTCGGGGGCTGCTGCGGGGCGGGCCCTCCGTTCCCGAGGACCCTGACTCTCTGGGCCTCCGTGTCCCTACATGGGAAGCGGGGT GTGTGGATGTGGAAGCAGCCAAACGGGCCGAGGAGGAGTTGCTGCTTCACGACACAAGGTGCTGGCTGAACGGGGGCGCCATGCCAGAGGCCCGGCACCCCCGCACGGGGGCCTCTGCCCTGCACGTGGCTGCCGCCAAGGGCTACATCGAAGTGATGAG GCTGCTCCTTCAGGCCGGCTACGACCCGGAGCTGCGGGACGGGGACGGCTGGACACCCCTGCACGCCGCAGCCCACTGGGGCGTGGAGGACGCCTGCCGCCTGCTGGCGGAGCACGGTGGGGGCATGGACTCGCTGACGCACGCG gggcAGCGTCCCTGTGACCTGGCGGATGAGGAGGTGCTGAGCCTGCTGGAGGAGCTGGCCCGGAAGCAGGAGGAC CTTCGGAACCAGAAGGAAGCCTCCCAGAGCAGGGGCCAGGAGCCCCAGGGGCCCTCCAGCAGCAAACACCGAAG GAGCTCTGTATGTCGTCTGAGCAGCCGTGAGAAGATCTCCCTCCAGGACCTGTCCAAGGAGCGCCGgcctggaggggcaggggggCCCCCAATCCGGGACGAGGATGAGGGAGAAGAAGGCCCCTCAG AGCCACCCCCTGCAGAATCCAGAACCCTCAACGGGGTCTCCTCCCCGCCACCCTCTAGCCCTAGGAGCCCCATG aCCCCCGACGAGGCCCCCTTCTCCACGCGCTTTGGCCTCCAGAAGACGGGGAGCTCTGGGGCCCTAGGTCCTGCGGAGAGGCGGGGCGCCGAGGGTGCCCCCGGGGCTGGGCTGCAGCGCTCCGCCTCCTCCTCGCGGCTGGAAGGGACCTCCACTCAG GCCAGGGAGCCCCGTCTTGCCAGAAttacccccaccccctcccggaAGGTGCCGGAGTCCTCTGCCCC GTCTGAGATCTCCAGGCCTCCTCCTCCCTTGGATAACTCCACTCCTCCCTCCAGGATTCCGGAGCCTGAATCCCCAGTGAAGCCAAATGTCCCCGTAGCCTCTGCAGCGCCCCCAGCGGACTCCCGGGACCGCCGGAG GTCCTACCAGATGCCTGTGCGGGACGAGGAGTCTGAATCTCAGCGGAAAGCTCGCTCTCGCCTCATGCGCCAGTCCCGGAGGTCCACACAG GGTGTGACTCTGACAGATCTTAAAGAAGCAGAGAAGGCTGCAGGAAAGGCCCCAGAGCCTGAGAAGTCGTGCCTGCAAAGCCTG GACCCTTCCCGGCGACCCCGAGTCCCTGGGGTCGAGAACTCTGATGGCCCTGCCCAGAGAG cagagGCGCCCGACGGCCGAGGGCAAGGACCACAGGCCCCCGAGGAGCATCGCAGAGTCAGCAAGGAGCGGCGGGGACCTGCGGAG GGGGAGGAGGCGGAGCCGGCGCCTCCAGACCGCAGCCCAGGATCCAG GCAGCGGGACCTCAACCCAGAACCAGAGCCAGAATCGGAAGAGCCTGATGGAGGCTTCAGGAAG CTGTATGCAGAGCTGCGCAGTGAGAACGAACGACTTCGCGAGGCCCTGACCGAGACCACACTGCAGCTGGCGCAGCTCAAGGTGGAGCTGGAGCGTGCCACGCAG AGGCAGGAGCGATTTGCAGAGAGGCCCGCCCTTCTGGAGCTGGAGAGATTC GAGCGCAGGGCCCTGGAGCGGAAGGCagcagagctggaggaggagctgaag GCCCTGTCCGACCTCCGGGCTGACAACCAGCGACTCAAGGACGAGAACGCAGCCCTGATTCGCGTCATCAGCAAACTCTCCAAGTGA
- the PPP1R12C gene encoding protein phosphatase 1 regulatory subunit 12C isoform X1: protein MSGEDGPGAGPGAAAAAARERRREQLRQWGARAGAEPGPGERRARTVRFERAAEFLAACAGGDLDEARLMLREADPGPGAELDPAAPPPARAVLDSTNADGISALHQACIDENLEVVRFLVEQGATVNQADNEGWTPLHVAASCGYLDIARYLLSHGANIAAVNSDGDLPLDLAECDAVEGLLKVEIARRGGPRGLLRGGPSVPEDPDSLGLRVPTWEAGCVDVEAAKRAEEELLLHDTRCWLNGGAMPEARHPRTGASALHVAAAKGYIEVMRLLLQAGYDPELRDGDGWTPLHAAAHWGVEDACRLLAEHGGGMDSLTHAGQRPCDLADEEVLSLLEELARKQEDLRNQKEASQSRGQEPQGPSSSKHRRSSVCRLSSREKISLQDLSKERRPGGAGGPPIRDEDEGEEGPSEPPPAESRTLNGVSSPPPSSPRSPMTPDEAPFSTRFGLQKTGSSGALGPAERRGAEGAPGAGLQRSASSSRLEGTSTQAREPRLARITPTPSRKVPESSAPSEISRPPPPLDNSTPPSRIPEPESPVKPNVPVASAAPPADSRDRRRSYQMPVRDEESESQRKARSRLMRQSRRSTQGVTLTDLKEAEKAAGKAPEPEKSCLQSLDPSRRPRVPGVENSDGPAQRAEAPDGRGQGPQAPEEHRRVSKERRGPAEGEEAEPAPPDRSPGSSTPQGGPSSRRQRDLNPEPEPESEEPDGGFRKLYAELRSENERLREALTETTLQLAQLKVELERATQRQERFAERPALLELERFERRALERKAAELEEELKALSDLRADNQRLKDENAALIRVISKLSK, encoded by the exons ATGTCGGGCGAGGATGGCCCGGGGGCGGGCCccggggcggcggcggcagcggcccGCGAGCGGCGGCGGGAGCAGCTGCGGCAGTGGGGGGCGCGGGCGGGCGCCGAGCCGGGCCCCGGGGAGCGGCGCGCCCGCACCGTGCGCTTCGAGCGCGCCGCCGAGTTCCTGGCGGCCTGCGCGGGCGGCGATCTGGACGAGGCGCGCCTGATGCTGCGCGAGGCCGACCCCGGCCCGGGCGCCGAGCTCGACCCTGCtgccccgccgcccgcccgcgCAGTGCTGGACTCCACCAACGCCGACGGCATCAGCGCCCTGCACCAG GCCTGCATCGACGAGAACCTGGAGGTGGTGCGCTTCCTGGTGGAGCAGGGTGCCACGGTGAACCAGGCAGACAACGAGGGCTGGACACCCCTGCACGTGGCCGCCTCCTGCGGTTACCTGGACATCGCCAG GTACCTGCTGAGCCACGGGGCCAACATCGCGGCAGTGAACAGTGATGGGGACCTGCCCCTGGACCTGGCCGAGTGTGACGCCGTGGAGGGGCTGCTGAAGGTGGAGATTGCCCGCCGAGGTGGGCCTCGGGGGCTGCTGCGGGGCGGGCCCTCCGTTCCCGAGGACCCTGACTCTCTGGGCCTCCGTGTCCCTACATGGGAAGCGGGGT GTGTGGATGTGGAAGCAGCCAAACGGGCCGAGGAGGAGTTGCTGCTTCACGACACAAGGTGCTGGCTGAACGGGGGCGCCATGCCAGAGGCCCGGCACCCCCGCACGGGGGCCTCTGCCCTGCACGTGGCTGCCGCCAAGGGCTACATCGAAGTGATGAG GCTGCTCCTTCAGGCCGGCTACGACCCGGAGCTGCGGGACGGGGACGGCTGGACACCCCTGCACGCCGCAGCCCACTGGGGCGTGGAGGACGCCTGCCGCCTGCTGGCGGAGCACGGTGGGGGCATGGACTCGCTGACGCACGCG gggcAGCGTCCCTGTGACCTGGCGGATGAGGAGGTGCTGAGCCTGCTGGAGGAGCTGGCCCGGAAGCAGGAGGAC CTTCGGAACCAGAAGGAAGCCTCCCAGAGCAGGGGCCAGGAGCCCCAGGGGCCCTCCAGCAGCAAACACCGAAG GAGCTCTGTATGTCGTCTGAGCAGCCGTGAGAAGATCTCCCTCCAGGACCTGTCCAAGGAGCGCCGgcctggaggggcaggggggCCCCCAATCCGGGACGAGGATGAGGGAGAAGAAGGCCCCTCAG AGCCACCCCCTGCAGAATCCAGAACCCTCAACGGGGTCTCCTCCCCGCCACCCTCTAGCCCTAGGAGCCCCATG aCCCCCGACGAGGCCCCCTTCTCCACGCGCTTTGGCCTCCAGAAGACGGGGAGCTCTGGGGCCCTAGGTCCTGCGGAGAGGCGGGGCGCCGAGGGTGCCCCCGGGGCTGGGCTGCAGCGCTCCGCCTCCTCCTCGCGGCTGGAAGGGACCTCCACTCAG GCCAGGGAGCCCCGTCTTGCCAGAAttacccccaccccctcccggaAGGTGCCGGAGTCCTCTGCCCC GTCTGAGATCTCCAGGCCTCCTCCTCCCTTGGATAACTCCACTCCTCCCTCCAGGATTCCGGAGCCTGAATCCCCAGTGAAGCCAAATGTCCCCGTAGCCTCTGCAGCGCCCCCAGCGGACTCCCGGGACCGCCGGAG GTCCTACCAGATGCCTGTGCGGGACGAGGAGTCTGAATCTCAGCGGAAAGCTCGCTCTCGCCTCATGCGCCAGTCCCGGAGGTCCACACAG GGTGTGACTCTGACAGATCTTAAAGAAGCAGAGAAGGCTGCAGGAAAGGCCCCAGAGCCTGAGAAGTCGTGCCTGCAAAGCCTG GACCCTTCCCGGCGACCCCGAGTCCCTGGGGTCGAGAACTCTGATGGCCCTGCCCAGAGAG cagagGCGCCCGACGGCCGAGGGCAAGGACCACAGGCCCCCGAGGAGCATCGCAGAGTCAGCAAGGAGCGGCGGGGACCTGCGGAG GGGGAGGAGGCGGAGCCGGCGCCTCCAGACCGCAGCCCAGGATCCAG CACTCCCCAGGGCGGCCCCTCTTCCCGCAGGCAGCGGGACCTCAACCCAGAACCAGAGCCAGAATCGGAAGAGCCTGATGGAGGCTTCAGGAAG CTGTATGCAGAGCTGCGCAGTGAGAACGAACGACTTCGCGAGGCCCTGACCGAGACCACACTGCAGCTGGCGCAGCTCAAGGTGGAGCTGGAGCGTGCCACGCAG AGGCAGGAGCGATTTGCAGAGAGGCCCGCCCTTCTGGAGCTGGAGAGATTC GAGCGCAGGGCCCTGGAGCGGAAGGCagcagagctggaggaggagctgaag GCCCTGTCCGACCTCCGGGCTGACAACCAGCGACTCAAGGACGAGAACGCAGCCCTGATTCGCGTCATCAGCAAACTCTCCAAGTGA